In the Desulfuromonadales bacterium genome, ATTTCGGCGGGGTCAAATCCTGGTTGATGCCGTTGAAAAAACACGCGTTTGCAGGGCATTGACCGGGAAAATTGTTGACACACATGTAGTTGTCTGTTTTATTGAGAGCACAGTTTTTAAAGGCAATGAAGAGGAGTAGTAGATGCCTCCCCCTGTTGCAGAGAGCCGGCGGTCGCTGCGAGCCGGTACAGGGGTGTGTCGAACTCGCCTCGGAGCCGCGTGAGTGAACCGGCCGTCAGGCCGCTAGCCGTCGTCGTGAGCCTGCGTTAAGGGTCAATAGAGGTCCGCCGAAACCAGCATGGCGAAGGTGGGCGAATCAGGGTGGTACCGCGAAGCGTCAAGCTCTCGCCCCTGTACGGGGTGCGAGCTTTTTTATTTTCTGAAGGGGGGTGGTTGTGTGGAATCGGACCTTGGCGACCTAGTTTTCAGTGAACCCTTCGCTAGAATGTTTACGGTGTTTCGAGGCAATCAGCACGGCTGCCCTGGCCGCAGAACAGCAATCCGGGCCGCAAAACAACAGGAGACGACATGAACAAGCCCAAGATGATCAGGATTTTCGATACCACCCTGCGGGATGGCGAGCAGTCCCCCGGGGCGAGCATGAACATCGAGGAGAAATTGCGGATTGCGCACCAGTTGGAAAAAATGAACGTCGATGTCATCGAGGCCGGTTTTCCGATTGCCTCCGACGGGGACTTCGAGGCGGTGAAGAAAATCGCCCAGACGATCATGGGACCGCAAATCGCCGGGCTCTCCCGGGCCAACGACAAGGACATCGATCGGGCGTGGGAGGCGCTCCAATATGCCGGTGAGCGCGGTCGCATCCATACCTTCATCGCCACCAGCGACATCCACATGAAGTACAAGCTCAAGATGACCGAGGACCAGGTGGTGGAAACCGCAGTCAAGGCGGTACAGCGGGCGGCCGGCTACACGCCGAACGTCGAATTTTCGGCCGAGGATGCGGTTCGCACCCGACTCCCCTTTCTGGCCAGGGTGGTGGAGGCGGTGATCGCCGCCGGCGCCAAGGTGGTCAACATCCCCGATACCGTCGGCTACACCATTCCGTCCGAATATTTCAACATCATCAAGTATCTCAAGGACCACGTGCCGAACATCGAAAAGGCGATTCTTTCGGTGCATTGCCACAACGACCTGGGCTTGGCCGTGGCCAACTCGCTGGCAGCGGTTCAAGCCGGGGCGGAGCAGGTCGAATGCACCATCAACGGCATCGGCGAACGGGCCGGCAACTGCTCCCTGGAAGAAGTGGTGATGGCGCTGCGGACGCGCCACGATATTCTCCCCTTTGCCACCAACGTGAAAACGGAGCACATCTACGCTGCCAGCAAGCTGCTTTCCACGGTCACCGGCATCGTCGTCCAGCCGAACAAGGCGATCGTCGGCGCCAATGCCTTCGCCCATGAAGCGGGCATCCACCAGCACGGGGTGTTGATGGAAAAGTCGACCTATGAGATCATGACCCCCGAATCGATCGGCCTGACGCAGAACAAGCTGGTGCTCGGCAAGCACTCCGGCCGTCATGCCTTTATCGACCGCCTCAAGGAGCTGGGGTACGAGCTTTCCAAGGAGGATGTCGAAAAGGCTTTTGTCCGCTTCAAGTCGCTGGCCGACCAGAAAAAGGAGATCTTTGACGAGGATCTCGATGCCATCGTCGCTGATGAGATCATCCGTGTGCCGGAGCGCTACAAGCTGCTGCAGATGAACGTCTCCTCCGGTTCCTTCGCCGCGCCGACAGCTACCGTCGAGATGGAAGTCGACGGCAAGGTGAAGAAGACCGCCATGATGGGTGACGGGCCGGTCGATGCCACTTTCAAGGCAATTAAAAAGTTGACCAAGGCCGAAGCCCGCCTGTTGCACTTTTCCGTCGGTGCCATCACCGGCGGCACCGATGCGCTGGGTGAATGCACTGTCCGCCTCGAAGAGGACGGCCGGGAGGTGCTGGGGCAGGGGGCGCATTCCGACATCATCGTCGCCAGCGCCAAGGCGTATGTCAACGCCCTGAACAAAATAGCTTCGGTGGTCAAGCGGACCAGCATCCATCTGTAGGAACAAGAATCAGGAATAGCCTGATACCTGAAACCTGATCCTTCGATTCACACCAAGGAGAGAACATGGGAAAAACGATAGCGGAAAAGATATTCGACGCTCACCTGCGCGACGAACCGTTCCCTGGCGCCAAGGTCCTCAACCTCGACCGGGTGCTCTGTCACGAGATCACGACGCCGGTGGCGATTGCCGACCTCGAGTGGCGCGGCAAGGACCGGGTTTTCGACAACACGAAGATCAAAGCGGTCATTGACCACGTCACCCCGGCCAAAGACAGCAAGACCGCCCTGCAGGCAAAGATGCTGCGCGATTGGGCTCGCCGGCACGCCATCAAGGATTTTTTCGACGTCGGCCATAACGGTGTCTGCCATGCCCTTTTCCCCGAGAAGGGGTACATTCGGCCGGGCTTTACCGTCATCATGGGTGACAGCCACACCTGCACCCACGGTGCTTTCGGTGCGTTTGCCGCCGGCGTCGGTACCACCGATCTGGAGGTCGGCATCCTCAAGGGGGTCTGTGCCTTCCGCGAGCCGGCCACCATCCGTGTCAACCTGACCGGAAAGCTTCCGGACGGGGTCTACGCCAAGGATGTGATTCTCTTTGTCATCGGCCAGCTCGGGGTCAATGGCGCCACCGACCGGGTGATCGAGTTCCGCGGTCCGATCGTCGATGCCATGAGCATGGAAGCGCGCATGACCCTGTGCAACATGGCGATCGAGGCGGGCGGCACCTGCGGCATCTGTCTGCCGGATATGACCACCGTCGATTACCTCTGGCCCTTCATCCAGGGAGAATACTCGAGCAGGGAGGCGGCGTTGGCCGACTTCAGGAAATGGCACTCGGATGCCGACGCCAAGTACGAGAAGACCCTCGACTTCGACGTCTCGAAGCTCGAGCCGCAGGTCACCTACGGCTTCAAGCCCGACTGCGTCAAACCGGCGAAGGAGATGGCCGGCACAAAGGTCGACCAGATTTACATCGGCACCTGCACCAACGGCCGCATCGAGGATTTGCGCCAGGCGGCGGCCATCCTCAAGGGGAAGAAAATTGCCGAAAGCGTTCGTGGTATCGTCTCTCCGGCCACGCCGAAGATTTTCAGCGACGCCCTGGCCGAGGGGATCATCCAGATTTTCATGGATGCCGGCTTCTGCGTAACCAACCCGACCTGCGGCGCCTGCCTGGGAATGAGCAACGGCGTGCTCGCCGAAGGGGAGGTCTGCGCCTCAACCAGCAACCGCAACTTCAATGGTCGCATGGGCAAGGGGGGAATGGTCCACCTGATGAGCCCTGCCACCGCCGCCGCCACCGCACTCACCGGCGTCATCACCGACCCGCGGACCATCTGATCTGGTCGCGCTGGCGATGTAGGGGCGCACTGCGTGCGCCCCTACGTGAATTTCCATATGGAGAGATAAAAGATGAAAAAGACCTTCGGCGGGCCGGCCATCTTCCTCGACCGGTCCGATATCAACACTGACGAGATCATCCCGGCCAAGTACCTCACCGAAGTCACCAAGGAAGCCCTCAAACCCTATTGCCTGGAGGATCTCAAGCTCGATGGCTTCGACCCCAGGGGGGAGAAGCTGAAAAACGCCCGGGTGGTTGTTTCCCGGCAGAACTTCGGCTGCGGCTCGTCCCGCGAACACGCGCCCTGGGTGTTTGAGGTGAATGACATCCATACCATCATCGCCGAAAGCTATGCCCGCATCTTCAGGCAGAACATGTTCAACGGCGGCATGCTCGCCATCGAGTTGCCCAAGGCTGATCTGGACCGGCTCTTCGCTCTGGAGAAGCTGGGCGCGGTCGGGATCGTCGTCGATTTGCCCGGCCAGAAGCTGACGGCCGAGGCGGGAGGCAAGGACGAGATTTTCAGCTTCGAGATCAGCCCCTTCGACAAGGCGCTGGTCGAGGCCGGCGGCTGGGTCGAGTTCGCCGACGCACGGTACTGAGGCGCTGACAGCATTTTGGAAATGCTAGAGGCCGGGCGAAGACCCCGGCCTCTAGTGCGTCTGGTCCTTCGTGATGCAGATGGAGGTCGCTATGGTTCTTCCCCTGTTGCAGAAACGCCGCAGCATTCGCCAGTTCAAATCACTGCCGGTCGAGCCGGAAAAGGTCGAGCAGCTGATCGAGGCGACGCTGCGTTCCCCCTCTTCGCGGGGGCTCAATCCTTGGCAGTTCGTGGTCGTCGACGACCCGGAGACCCTCCGGCGTTTGGGCAAAGCCAAGGCGCACGGCTCCGAGTTCCTGACCGGGGCACCGCTGGCGGTGGCGGTCTGCGCCGATCCCGCGCGTTGCGACGTCTGGATCGAGGACTGCGCTATCGCTGCCATTATCCTGCAACTGGCTGGCGAGTCGCTGGGCCTGGGCAGCTGCTGGGTGCAGATCCGCCAGCGCCCGCACGGCGAGGGCCGCAGCGCTGAGGCTTACGTGCGGGAGGTGCTCGGACTGCCGGTGTCGCTGGTCGTAGAATGCATTATCGGCATCGGCTATCCGGCCCGCGGCTTGCCGGGGCACCCGCGGGAGAGCTTGGCCTTCGATAGGGTGCATCGCAACCGATTCGGTGGCTGATTCCGGGTCTGAACACTGACAGGCAGCAATGCTCCACAGGTCTGGCGGATTCCCCCGGCCTTCGTTCAAAAATCGAAACCGTCCTGATATTGCAAGCAGGAGAATCCCTTCCCGGAAAGACCTGAAGTTTCGTCGATGTTGGAGAGTGATTTAAAATTGATATTGTCATAATGATAGTAATATGTTACAGCAATTCGAAGCGGCTGTCTCCGCGGCGGGGCCGGCCTGTTG is a window encoding:
- a CDS encoding 2-isopropylmalate synthase encodes the protein MNKPKMIRIFDTTLRDGEQSPGASMNIEEKLRIAHQLEKMNVDVIEAGFPIASDGDFEAVKKIAQTIMGPQIAGLSRANDKDIDRAWEALQYAGERGRIHTFIATSDIHMKYKLKMTEDQVVETAVKAVQRAAGYTPNVEFSAEDAVRTRLPFLARVVEAVIAAGAKVVNIPDTVGYTIPSEYFNIIKYLKDHVPNIEKAILSVHCHNDLGLAVANSLAAVQAGAEQVECTINGIGERAGNCSLEEVVMALRTRHDILPFATNVKTEHIYAASKLLSTVTGIVVQPNKAIVGANAFAHEAGIHQHGVLMEKSTYEIMTPESIGLTQNKLVLGKHSGRHAFIDRLKELGYELSKEDVEKAFVRFKSLADQKKEIFDEDLDAIVADEIIRVPERYKLLQMNVSSGSFAAPTATVEMEVDGKVKKTAMMGDGPVDATFKAIKKLTKAEARLLHFSVGAITGGTDALGECTVRLEEDGREVLGQGAHSDIIVASAKAYVNALNKIASVVKRTSIHL
- a CDS encoding 3-isopropylmalate dehydratase large subunit; translation: MGKTIAEKIFDAHLRDEPFPGAKVLNLDRVLCHEITTPVAIADLEWRGKDRVFDNTKIKAVIDHVTPAKDSKTALQAKMLRDWARRHAIKDFFDVGHNGVCHALFPEKGYIRPGFTVIMGDSHTCTHGAFGAFAAGVGTTDLEVGILKGVCAFREPATIRVNLTGKLPDGVYAKDVILFVIGQLGVNGATDRVIEFRGPIVDAMSMEARMTLCNMAIEAGGTCGICLPDMTTVDYLWPFIQGEYSSREAALADFRKWHSDADAKYEKTLDFDVSKLEPQVTYGFKPDCVKPAKEMAGTKVDQIYIGTCTNGRIEDLRQAAAILKGKKIAESVRGIVSPATPKIFSDALAEGIIQIFMDAGFCVTNPTCGACLGMSNGVLAEGEVCASTSNRNFNGRMGKGGMVHLMSPATAAATALTGVITDPRTI
- a CDS encoding 3-isopropylmalate dehydratase small subunit, with amino-acid sequence MKKTFGGPAIFLDRSDINTDEIIPAKYLTEVTKEALKPYCLEDLKLDGFDPRGEKLKNARVVVSRQNFGCGSSREHAPWVFEVNDIHTIIAESYARIFRQNMFNGGMLAIELPKADLDRLFALEKLGAVGIVVDLPGQKLTAEAGGKDEIFSFEISPFDKALVEAGGWVEFADARY
- a CDS encoding nitroreductase family protein, whose product is MVLPLLQKRRSIRQFKSLPVEPEKVEQLIEATLRSPSSRGLNPWQFVVVDDPETLRRLGKAKAHGSEFLTGAPLAVAVCADPARCDVWIEDCAIAAIILQLAGESLGLGSCWVQIRQRPHGEGRSAEAYVREVLGLPVSLVVECIIGIGYPARGLPGHPRESLAFDRVHRNRFGG